ATCGAGGGCAGCCTTGGCAGCCGCCTTGATGTGGTCGGGGGTATCAAAATCGGGTTCGCCAGCGCTAAAGCTGCACACCGGCAAGCCTTCGGCCTTCATGGCCTTGGCCCGGGCCGCAATGGCCAGAGTCATCGACGGAGTGACGCAGGTTACACGGTTTGCCAGGGCTAATCGGGGCACGGCCAGACCTCCAACGAACATTGGCTATCGGCTTCCCCAGAACGGTTGTTCGTTGGGCCTCTAACCGGAATATATTACATTCACCATAGATTAGATCGTTTGGTCGGTTCTGACCATTGCAACCGGGGTTTTTTCTGCCATTGCGATCGCCTCTCACGGTGGGATGTTGACCGCCGCTGCTGCTTCCTGCCCCAGGAATAAGCTGCGGTTGAACCTTTTATTGCCTGCCCAGGCTCTTTTCGGGCTCATCTTAGGGCTTCAAACCCTCCGATAGAATAAACGTGGGCTGGACTACAGACTGCTTAGAACAGAACAAGATTGTGCTGGGGATTACTAAATTTTAGAAATCCGCAGATTTACGCATAAAGATTTTCCTGACTAAGGAGGGATGGGTTTGTAACTAGGACTAGAAGCGCTAACAAGGCCACGTCCTATGCACTCTTCCTCCCCCTGTTTTTTGATGACTCGTCTGGCCTGCGCCGCTAGCCTGGGCCTAGTTATGGCTACTGCCGCGCCCCTGGGCCTATCTGCTGGGCTCGAAGCCAGCTCCGAAGCTACCCTGCGCACCGCGGCTCGTGCTGAGGACGATCGCGGTAGCGGTCGCCTCAGCCGGGTGCCTGCGATCGCGGGCTGGCTCAGCTTTCGCGGCAGTGGTCGGGTTGATCCCACCCCTCCCCAACCCTCCTTTGGCAGTGATAGCCCCGTTGCCTACCGCGGCAGCGGCAGAATTACTAAGACTCGCATCACCTAGCTTTCTCTAGCCTTTGCCGGCTTAGGGTCAGCTAGTTGATGCGTTGGGTTTCTGTTGACCCTGCTCTACGACTAAATGAATTTAACCTGCAATAGGGGTCAATTTGGCAGATTTTGAGTCACACTTAAACCTAATCAGGTGTAATTTCTTTGGCTGACGGCTTGGCCGTCAACCCTCGTCAAAGCTTCAAACAATTAAACGTATTTATATTGCCTTATTCATGGTGCGTCTTCTTGCAGAGCATTTAAATTAAGCTGTATCTGCTATTTCTGACAATTCTCAGCGGTTTTGCCCCCTTAGCAGCGGGGGTCGCGATACCGCCTGTTGTTCTGAGCTTCCCCAAGTCCGATGGCCGAACCCCTTCTCTCAATGTCTCTGTCTGCCCTAGCGGTAGAAGACGAAGCCCTGATTCGCCGCCTCAGCCCCAGTGCCATCGATCAGATACTGCTTTACATCGCCTTCAGCGCTATGCGAACGGGGGGGCATCGCCACGGGGCCTTTTTAGATGCAGCGGCCACGGCGGCTAAGTGCGCCATCTACATGACCTATCTAGAGCAGGGCGAAAACCTGCGTATGACGGGCCATCTGCACCACATTGAGCCCAAGCGGGTCAAGGCCATTGTCGAAGAAATGCGCCAGGCCCTCACTGAGGGCAAGCTGCTTAAAATGCTGGGCTCCCAAGAACCCCGCTATCTCATTCAATTTCCCTACATGTGGCTGCGGCGCTACCCTTGGAGATCAGGGCAGTCGCGGGTCTCGGGCACCTCTCTAACCAGTGACGAAAAAGCGCTGCTGGAGAGCCGGCTGCCCAAACCCTGTCCCGATGCCCGGATTATCAACTCGTTTCAGTTTTTAGAGCTGATTGAAATTCTCCACGAAAAGTCTCAGGATGACCTGCCTGTAGAGCACCGCGTACCCCTGAGCGAAGCTCTGGCCGAGCATATCCGGCGGCGGCTGATCTATTCGGGTACTGTGGCGCGCATTGATGCCTCCTGGGGGGCTTCGTACTATGGGCTGGCCCGGTCTTCCTATGCTCCGGTTGATGACCAAGAGCGCATGTACGCCATGGTCGAAGATACGGCTCAGTACTTTCGCATGATGCGCGAGTGGGCCAACGGCATTCCTGGCACGATGCGTGTGTTAGAAGAATTAGATATTCCCGTCGCTGCTCGCGATGCTGCTCTCCAAGAGCTAGACGAAGTAATTCGCACCTGGGCCGATAAGTATCACCAGCCGGGTGGCGAACCTACTCTCTTGCAGATGGTGATTGGCCACCACATCAAATAGTTTGCTCAGCGATCTTAGAATTCTTAAACACGAAGCGCCCTAGTCCCTAAGGCTAGGGCGCTTCGTGTTGAGTGTCATGGGATCACACCGTGCGTCGTCGGACCGCGCGGCCAAAGCTAGGTAGCTCGACGGCGGCAATGGAGGTGATCTTTTTCTGCGATCGCAGCGGATGGACCAAGGGCGACGGTGAAGCCTTGGGGGCGGACACTGGATAGCTGTAGCTAGGCAGGGCGGAAGCCGCTGGCTGGCTAGGGCCAGGTGCAGGTGCTGTGGGCTGCTGAGTTCGCACCGGTTCTGCGGGTAGAGCGGTGGCAGAGGGGCTAGGCATTGGGGTGGGCTGCGGTACCGCAGCGACGGGCTCTCCCCAGGGCGATGGCTCTGTAAATAGAGACGCTGCCTCTAAAGCGGTAGTTGTTGCGGGTTGGTCAATCGTCTCCAGCCAGGGGTCGAGGGCGGTAGGTGCGGGTTTGGGGTTAGCCAAGGGCGGTGGGTCCGCAGAAATCGTCGGTAGGGGCTCGGGGGCGATTGCCACGCTTGGTTCTGGCAAAAAATCGGGCTGGACTGCTGCCGGAGCCGGTACTGAGCTTGGCCCGGCGCTGCGCAGACCTCGCAGCAGATGGGTCAGGCTAGGATTATCCGTGACGCTGCCCTGACCGGCTGACCAAGGCTGGATCTGCTGCGATCGCGGCATGGCAACAGGCTGGCTCACGTCCTCAAGGGCGGTAGGGCTCAGCAGCTGCCCCTGTACCGCAGTCGAGCTGGGACCGGCCGAGCCAGCGGCCGGAGTCATATTCAAACACTTCTCTAGCGCCGCTTTGAACTGGAGGGTATAGCGCTGCTGGCGATGCAGGCGCGCCTTAAGATCGCGGCAGGTTTCTTCAGCCTGGTGCAGGGCGGTATTTTTTTCACCGAAGCGCTGCTGCAAAAGGGTGCACTCTCGCTCAAGCTGGGCAACCCGCTGCTGGTTGGACTCCAGCTCGGCCTGGAGGGTTTCGTTGTGGATAGTAGTGCGGCGCAGCCCATCGTTGGCGATGTCAAGCTCGCTGAGGAGCTGAGCAATCTGCTGCTGCACCGGGCCGGGAGTGGCCCCTAAAGGAAGACTGCCCGGCATAGTTTGGGTGCGCTCGATCTCAGCCTGAAGGGCCACCTGCGATCGCTCTAGAGCTTCCTCAAGCTCAGTGACGCGCAGCAGGAGGGCATCGTTGCACTGGTTGAGATCTTGAATCAGCTGCACCAGATCTTCTGGGGCAGGCTCGGCGGGTTGTGTGGCCTCTGCTAGGCTCTCTGCCGCGGTTGGCGAAGACAAACCATAGACCTCAGCCAGCTCAACGGCATGGTCTAAGGGCAGCTGACCAGGAAAGGTGACTGCCTCCCACTCGTTGCCAGCCGGGGGAAAAGGCTGATCTAGAGCTTCCTCGGAGTTGTACCGCGAAGGGTTACCCTGGGGCTCTGGGGAAGCGCTTGAAGCCGTAGTGTCAGTCATAAGGTTGCCTGATCCTGGTCGCGTAGTCTCACATTGAACACTCAACCACTAAGGGGGCTGTTGACCCCTAAGAGTAGCTAATTTTGCCAGTTTATTCACTTTTTTATTGACTCTTCAATTACAACATGTCTTTTTATGACTTCAGTTTATCCTTTACCTTCGCTTTTTCTTTTATCCCTAGAGTTAGAGCCGGGTAAAAATGCTGCTTTGCTCGCTCTGAATGCACCGCCAAGGCTGTATCCCCTCTGCTAGCGTCGCCCTTTTGAGCAACTACTAATGCCGGCCTCTGTGTCTCCATCCCTTGCCCTGGCTACCCTCAGCTACGGCCCCGACTTCTACCGTTGCCAACTGTTAGTCGACAGTGTTAGTCAGCTCAGTCAGATCTCACTGCGCCACTACGTCATTGTCGATCAGCGGGATTATCCAATGTTTAAGTCGTTGGCCAACGCCAGCACTGAAATTTTAACGGTTGAGTCACTACTGCCCGCCTGGATTCGTCGCTTTCCCCTAGTCAGCTGCGCCTGGCTCAGCTTCAAAACTCCGCCAATTCGCAACTGGGTTTTGCAGCAGTTGGTCAAGCTGGCCTTTGCCCAACGCGTCCCTGAGGCCGT
The sequence above is a segment of the Nodosilinea sp. FACHB-141 genome. Coding sequences within it:
- the hetR gene encoding heterocyst differentiation master regulator HetR, coding for MSLSALAVEDEALIRRLSPSAIDQILLYIAFSAMRTGGHRHGAFLDAAATAAKCAIYMTYLEQGENLRMTGHLHHIEPKRVKAIVEEMRQALTEGKLLKMLGSQEPRYLIQFPYMWLRRYPWRSGQSRVSGTSLTSDEKALLESRLPKPCPDARIINSFQFLELIEILHEKSQDDLPVEHRVPLSEALAEHIRRRLIYSGTVARIDASWGASYYGLARSSYAPVDDQERMYAMVEDTAQYFRMMREWANGIPGTMRVLEELDIPVAARDAALQELDEVIRTWADKYHQPGGEPTLLQMVIGHHIK